Proteins co-encoded in one Pleurodeles waltl isolate 20211129_DDA chromosome 2_2, aPleWal1.hap1.20221129, whole genome shotgun sequence genomic window:
- the LOC138283021 gene encoding autotransporter adhesin BpaC-like: MSHSRHRHCSAEHKALLTRAQALLIRAQALITRAQALLTGAQALRTGAQALLTGAQALLTRAQALLTRPQALLTRAQALLSTGTTQHRHFSPEHRHYSAQALLTRAQARLSTGTPHRSTGTPPHRHASTQALLSRAQALLTTAQALLTKAQALLTRAQALLSTGTTQHRHFSPEHRHASAQALLTGAQTLLTGAEARLDKGTAQQSTGTPHRSTGTSHQSTGTPHRSTGTPQHRHSSPEHTHFSPEHRHFSSEHRNFSPEHRHSSAQALLSGAQALRTRAQSRLSTGTAHQSTGTPQHRHCSAEHRHTSAQALLTRAQARLSTGTPHRSTGTPHRSTDTPRHRHCSAEHRHASAQARLDTITAQQSTGTPHDSTSTPHESTGTAYQSTGTPQHRHYSAQALLTRAQAHLSIGTPHWSTGTPRQRHCSAEHRHSSPEHRHASTQALLSRAQALLTGAQALLTGAQALLTGAQALLTGAQALLTGAQALLTRAHALLTRAQALLTRAQKLLTRAQACLSTGTAQQSTGTPQHRHCSAEHRHSSPEHSHASAQALLSRAQALLA, from the exons ATGTCGCACAGCAGGCATaggcactgctcagcagagcacaAAGCACTCCTCACgagagcacaggcactgctcatcagagcacaggcactgatcaccagagcacaggcactcctcaccgGAGCACAGGCACTGCGCACCGGAGCACAGGCACTTCTCACCGGAGCACAGGCACTGCTCACGAGAGCACAGGCGCTGCTCACAAGACCACAGGCACTCCTCACGAGAGCACAGGCACTACTCAGCACAGGCACTACTCAGCACAGGCActtctcaccagagcacaggcactactcagcacaggcacttctcaccagagcacaggcacgcctcagcacaggcactcctcaccgGAGCACAGGCACGCCTCCACACAGGCACGCCTCCACacaggcactgctcagcagagcacaggcactcctcacgACAGCACAAGCACTCCTCACGAAAGCACAGGCACTTCTTaccagagcacaggcactcctcagCACAGGCACTACTCAGCACAGGCActtctcaccagagcacaggcacgCCTCAGCACAGGCACTCCTTACCGGAGCACAGACACTCCTCACTGGAGCAGAGGCACGCCTCGACAAAG gcactgctcagcagagcacaggcactcctcaccggagcacaggcacttctcaccagagcacaggcactcctcaccggagcacaggcacgcctcagcacaggcactcctcaccagagcacacgcacttctcaccagagcacaggcacttcTCATCAGAGCACAGAAActtctcaccagagcacaggcattcctcagcacaggcactgctcagcGGAGCACAGGCACTCCGCACAAGAGCACAGTCACGCctcagcacaggcactgctcatcagagcacaggcacacctcagcacaggcactgctcagcagagcacaggcacacctcagcacaggcacttctcaccagagcacaggcacgCCTCAGCACAGGCACGCCTCACCGAagcacaggcactcctcaccgGAGCACAGACACGCCTCGACacaggcactgctcagcagagcacaGGCACGCCTCAGCACAGGCACGCCTCGACACAATCACTGCTCagcagagcacaggcactcctcatGACAGCACAAGCACTCCTCACGAGAGCACAGGCACTGCTTaccagagcacaggcactcctcagCACAGGCACTACTCAGCACAGGCActtctcaccagagcacaggcacacCTCAGCATAGGCACTCCTCACTGGAGCACAGGCACGCCTCGACAAaggcactgctcagcagagcacaggcactcctcaccagagcacaggcacgCCTCGACacaggcactgctcagcagagcacaggcactcctcaccgGAGCACAGGCACTGCTCACTGGAGCGCAAGCACTGCTCACCGGAGCACAAGCACTGCTCACCGGAGCACAAGCACTGCTCACCGGAGCACAGGCACTTCTCACCAGAGCACACGCActcctcaccagagcacaggcacttcTCACCAGAGCACAGAAActtctcaccagagcacaggcatgcctcagcacaggcactgctcagcagagcacaggcacacctcagcacaggcactgctcagcagagcacaGGCATTCCTCACCGGAGCACAGTCACGCctcagcacaggcactgctcagcagagcacaGGCACTTCTCGCCTGA